A genome region from Stenotrophomonas maltophilia includes the following:
- a CDS encoding LacI family DNA-binding transcriptional regulator, with protein sequence MATIYDIAKHVGVSAGTVSRALSRPDKVLPATRARIEQAAAALGYVPNTVARTLKTQRSGKILVTVPDIANPFFAQILQGAEDAAQAVGYAVLLGDTQDQPDREERYAQMLRRNEADGMIVLGHRLPPTAREIVQQRGAAAPVVNGCEFDPALGLPSVHIDNVAAARAVMEHLYALGHERIAVVGGPPDNPLHQQRLEGVRAAGKARGRLRQLSVVPGDFSVESGHAAAVALLVDASAPTAVFCFSDQMALGALAACRDRGIRVPDELSIVGFDDLASSRYLTPPLTTIRQPMREIGARAVNLLLAIIEQVDVPLQQTLDFSLMVRGSTAAPGPR encoded by the coding sequence ATGGCCACCATCTACGACATTGCAAAGCACGTCGGCGTCTCTGCCGGCACCGTGTCACGTGCACTTTCGCGGCCGGACAAGGTGCTGCCGGCGACGCGCGCACGCATCGAGCAGGCCGCCGCAGCGCTGGGCTACGTGCCCAATACGGTCGCGCGCACGCTCAAGACCCAGCGCAGCGGCAAGATCCTGGTCACGGTGCCGGATATCGCCAACCCGTTCTTCGCCCAGATCCTGCAGGGGGCGGAAGACGCCGCACAGGCTGTCGGCTATGCGGTGCTGCTGGGCGATACCCAGGACCAACCCGACCGCGAGGAGCGCTACGCGCAGATGCTCCGGCGCAACGAGGCCGACGGCATGATCGTGCTCGGCCATCGCCTGCCACCGACGGCGCGCGAGATTGTCCAGCAGAGGGGAGCTGCTGCGCCGGTGGTCAACGGATGCGAGTTCGACCCCGCGCTGGGCCTGCCCAGTGTGCACATCGACAATGTGGCCGCTGCACGCGCCGTCATGGAGCACTTGTACGCACTGGGCCATGAACGGATCGCCGTGGTCGGCGGGCCGCCGGACAATCCCCTGCACCAGCAACGCCTGGAAGGGGTGCGGGCGGCCGGCAAGGCGCGCGGACGCCTGCGCCAGCTGAGCGTGGTGCCGGGCGATTTCTCGGTGGAATCCGGGCATGCCGCGGCCGTGGCGCTGCTGGTCGATGCGTCGGCGCCGACCGCAGTCTTCTGCTTCAGCGACCAGATGGCGCTGGGTGCGCTGGCGGCCTGCCGCGATCGGGGCATCCGCGTGCCGGACGAGTTGTCCATCGTCGGTTTCGATGACCTGGCGTCTTCGCGTTACCTCACGCCGCCGCTGACGACCATCCGGCAGCCGATGCGGGAGATCGGCGCGCGCGCGGTCAACCTGCTGCTCGCCATCATCGAACAGGTGGACGTTCCGCTTCAACAGACGCTGGATTTCAGCCTGATGGTGCGGGGATCGACGGCGGCGCCTGGGCCCAGGTGA
- a CDS encoding nucleoside permease has product MTHAMSRLGAMMFLQFFIWGAWFVTLGTYLVQGPLQASASQVATAFLSQSIGAIVAPFLVGLIADRYFAAQRILAVLHLAGAVLLWMASTADSFSTFSACVMGYMLLFMPTLALANSVAMRHMQSPEKQFPLVRVAGSVGWIVAGVLIGWLGWEQAHRLELTFQMAAVASLVLGLYAFTLPHTPPLAKQRDAGLGQILGLDSLRLLKSRAYLVFFLASIAICIPLSFYYNFTNPYLNDLGVRGAAGLQSLGQVSEVLLMLAMPFLFVRLGVKTMLAVGMAAWVLRYALFAFGDAGSGFSLLVIGIVLHGICYDFFFVTGQIYTDAHAGPDARSSAQGFITLATYGVGMLIGTFLSGAVVEHFTTAAGPDWQQIWLFPAGVALVVLIAFLLLFRDRPLVAAAPSASRGIQ; this is encoded by the coding sequence ATGACGCACGCCATGTCGCGCTTGGGCGCGATGATGTTTCTGCAGTTCTTCATCTGGGGAGCGTGGTTCGTGACCTTGGGCACCTACCTGGTGCAGGGCCCGCTGCAGGCCAGCGCCAGCCAGGTGGCGACGGCCTTCCTCAGCCAGTCCATCGGCGCCATCGTCGCACCCTTCCTGGTTGGCCTGATTGCCGATCGCTACTTCGCCGCGCAGCGCATCCTTGCGGTCCTGCACCTGGCCGGCGCAGTACTGCTTTGGATGGCCTCCACAGCGGACAGCTTCAGCACGTTCTCCGCCTGCGTGATGGGCTACATGCTGCTGTTCATGCCGACGCTGGCGCTGGCCAACAGCGTGGCAATGCGGCACATGCAGTCGCCGGAGAAGCAGTTCCCGCTGGTGCGCGTGGCCGGCAGCGTCGGCTGGATCGTGGCCGGTGTGCTGATCGGCTGGCTGGGCTGGGAACAGGCGCATCGGCTCGAACTCACCTTCCAGATGGCGGCGGTGGCATCACTGGTGCTGGGGCTGTACGCGTTCACCCTGCCGCACACGCCGCCGCTGGCGAAGCAGCGCGATGCCGGCCTCGGGCAGATTCTGGGGCTGGATTCGCTGCGGTTGCTGAAGTCGCGCGCGTACCTGGTGTTCTTCCTGGCCTCCATCGCCATCTGCATCCCGCTGTCGTTCTACTACAACTTCACCAACCCGTACCTCAATGACCTGGGCGTGCGCGGCGCTGCGGGCCTGCAGTCGCTGGGCCAGGTGTCCGAAGTGCTGCTGATGCTGGCGATGCCATTCCTGTTCGTGCGGCTGGGGGTGAAGACGATGCTGGCGGTGGGCATGGCTGCGTGGGTGCTGCGCTATGCCCTGTTCGCCTTCGGTGATGCCGGTAGCGGCTTCTCGCTGCTGGTGATCGGCATCGTGCTGCACGGCATCTGCTACGACTTCTTCTTCGTCACCGGCCAGATCTACACCGATGCGCATGCCGGCCCCGACGCGCGCAGCAGCGCGCAGGGCTTCATCACCCTGGCGACCTATGGCGTGGGCATGCTGATCGGCACCTTCCTGTCCGGTGCGGTGGTGGAGCACTTCACCACGGCGGCGGGACCTGACTGGCAACAGATCTGGCTGTTCCCGGCCGGTGTCGCGCTGGTCGTGCTGATCGCCTTCCTGCTGCTGTTCCGCGACCGGCCGCTGGTCGCAGCGGCACCGTCTGCGTCCCGAGGAATCCAGTAG
- a CDS encoding Gfo/Idh/MocA family protein: MATLGIAIVGTGMIGAVHRRAALLAGAQIRGVAASSAQRAHEVAQSWNVPRAYRDIDEVIADPQVQVVHVCTPNHLHRPMAQAALEAGKHVICEKPLATSLEDAQALAALAASRGLVATVPFVYRYHPVVREARARIAHGELGPLHLIHGSYLQDWLLDPASNNWRVDPALGGTSRVFADIGSHWCDLVEWISGERFAEVNAAFETVIAERGAITGQSFSTPTASDAMQTVTSEDVAAAMFRTGAGTLASLTVSQVSAGRHNRLWFEIDGARASVAFNQEDAERLWIGRPGQREEIFVRGPGAGGVEQRRLSVLPAGHAQGYGQCFEAFIADSYRAIDGERPEGLPTFNDGVRSARIVDRVIASARTRAWTTID, encoded by the coding sequence ATGGCGACGCTTGGAATCGCCATCGTCGGCACCGGTATGATTGGCGCCGTGCATCGTCGCGCGGCGCTGTTGGCCGGTGCGCAGATCCGCGGCGTGGCCGCCTCGTCCGCGCAGCGTGCACATGAGGTCGCGCAGTCCTGGAATGTCCCGCGCGCCTATCGGGACATCGACGAGGTCATCGCCGATCCGCAGGTGCAGGTCGTGCACGTCTGTACGCCCAATCATCTGCACCGGCCGATGGCACAGGCCGCATTGGAAGCCGGCAAGCACGTCATCTGCGAGAAGCCGCTGGCCACCTCGCTGGAAGATGCACAGGCGTTGGCTGCGCTGGCGGCCTCGCGCGGCCTTGTGGCCACGGTCCCCTTCGTCTACCGCTACCACCCGGTGGTGCGCGAGGCGCGCGCACGCATCGCACACGGCGAGCTGGGGCCTCTGCACCTGATCCACGGGAGCTACCTGCAGGACTGGCTGCTGGACCCGGCCAGCAACAACTGGCGCGTGGATCCGGCACTGGGCGGTACGTCGCGCGTGTTCGCCGACATCGGCTCGCACTGGTGCGACCTGGTGGAATGGATCAGCGGCGAGCGCTTCGCCGAGGTCAACGCGGCGTTCGAGACGGTGATCGCCGAACGCGGCGCCATCACCGGTCAGAGCTTCAGCACGCCCACAGCCAGCGACGCGATGCAGACGGTCACCAGCGAAGACGTGGCCGCGGCGATGTTCAGGACCGGTGCCGGCACACTGGCGTCATTGACGGTCAGCCAGGTCTCCGCAGGACGCCACAACCGCCTCTGGTTCGAGATCGACGGTGCCAGGGCCAGCGTGGCCTTCAACCAGGAGGATGCCGAGCGGCTGTGGATCGGAAGACCTGGCCAGCGCGAGGAGATCTTCGTGCGCGGTCCTGGTGCAGGCGGTGTCGAACAACGGCGGCTGTCGGTGCTGCCGGCCGGTCACGCGCAGGGCTACGGCCAGTGCTTCGAGGCGTTCATTGCCGACAGCTATCGCGCCATCGACGGCGAACGGCCCGAGGGCCTGCCCACTTTCAACGACGGCGTGCGCTCGGCACGGATCGTCGACCGCGTCATCGCATCGGCCAGGACGCGTGCCTGGACCACCATCGATTGA
- a CDS encoding sensor domain-containing diguanylate cyclase produces MPFLTDSTEVAVEGVGAARRIGWMRFVGNGLGAIPIASIMLERQDGALPWVLLLLNALAWPALALVLTQRSRKPAAVQFRCMVADSLFGGGWIAFMALSAVPSALFAALLVADKIAAGGVRLAMRATLALVVGFALTWWALGFPYQPVSSQRTIVLSVPFLFVYGIGLSILSWQLARRVKSQNRQLKRLSRMDPLVELANRGFLIVRAQQALDKAQGQGGFACLLMLDVDDFKRINDSHGHRAGDEVLRHIASTLRAFARPGDTPARLGGDEFVVLLHDCAPVDAMHVAERVRLHLLEAARQATPGVEFSVSIGIAATPRGGSVEDWLALADRALYHAKRQGKNTASYGE; encoded by the coding sequence ATGCCGTTCTTGACTGACTCGACGGAGGTCGCGGTCGAAGGCGTCGGCGCGGCACGGCGCATCGGCTGGATGCGCTTCGTGGGCAATGGCCTGGGCGCGATCCCCATCGCCTCGATCATGCTGGAGCGCCAGGATGGCGCGCTGCCCTGGGTCCTGCTGCTGCTCAATGCGCTGGCATGGCCTGCGCTGGCGCTGGTGCTGACCCAACGCTCGCGCAAGCCGGCTGCGGTCCAGTTCCGTTGCATGGTGGCCGATTCCTTGTTCGGCGGCGGCTGGATCGCGTTCATGGCCCTGAGCGCCGTACCCAGCGCGTTGTTCGCCGCACTGCTGGTGGCCGACAAGATCGCGGCCGGCGGCGTGCGCCTGGCGATGCGGGCCACGCTGGCGCTGGTGGTGGGCTTCGCGCTCACCTGGTGGGCGCTCGGGTTTCCTTACCAACCCGTGTCGTCGCAACGCACGATCGTGCTCAGCGTGCCGTTCCTGTTCGTCTATGGCATCGGGCTCAGCATCCTCAGCTGGCAGCTGGCGCGTCGGGTGAAGTCGCAGAACCGCCAGTTGAAGCGGCTGAGCCGGATGGACCCGCTGGTGGAGCTGGCCAACCGCGGCTTCCTGATCGTCCGTGCGCAGCAGGCCCTGGACAAGGCGCAGGGGCAGGGTGGTTTCGCCTGCCTGCTGATGCTTGATGTGGATGACTTCAAGCGCATCAATGACTCGCATGGTCATCGTGCCGGGGACGAAGTGCTGCGCCATATCGCCTCCACCTTGCGCGCCTTCGCCCGGCCCGGCGACACCCCGGCGCGACTGGGCGGCGATGAGTTCGTCGTGCTGCTGCACGACTGCGCGCCCGTGGATGCGATGCACGTAGCCGAGCGGGTCCGCCTGCACCTGCTGGAAGCGGCGCGGCAGGCTACGCCAGGGGTGGAGTTCAGCGTGAGCATCGGCATTGCCGCCACCCCGCGTGGTGGCAGCGTGGAGGACTGGCTGGCCTTGGCCGACCGCGCGCTCTACCACGCCAAGCGGCAGGGCAAGAACACCGCCAGCTACGGCGAGTGA
- a CDS encoding 3-keto-disaccharide hydrolase, whose protein sequence is MTRPLLIVAGVLAAAPALAQDAADPARDPKKTEVWTPVPAVVATPPGRAPSDAIVLFDGKDASAWEAEQGGRVPWKIADGAMTVVPGSKGIRTRQRFCDVQLHVEWLTPTETKGFDGQNRGNSGIFLQELYELQVLDSYNNPTYANGQAGSIYKQAMPLVNASRAPGQWQAYDIIWKAPRFSPGGGLVSPARITVLHNGVLVQDDTVLAGKTEYIGAPSYSPHACAPLYLQEHDSRVSYRNIWVREL, encoded by the coding sequence ATGACCAGGCCGCTGCTGATCGTGGCCGGCGTACTGGCCGCTGCACCAGCCCTCGCACAGGACGCTGCCGATCCTGCACGCGATCCGAAGAAGACCGAGGTATGGACCCCTGTGCCCGCGGTCGTGGCGACGCCCCCGGGCAGGGCACCATCCGACGCGATCGTGCTGTTCGATGGCAAGGATGCCTCCGCATGGGAGGCGGAGCAGGGTGGGCGTGTGCCCTGGAAGATCGCGGACGGCGCGATGACCGTGGTGCCGGGCAGCAAGGGCATCCGCACCCGGCAACGCTTCTGCGATGTCCAGCTGCATGTCGAATGGCTTACACCCACCGAAACAAAGGGTTTCGACGGCCAGAACCGGGGCAACAGCGGCATCTTCCTGCAGGAACTCTACGAGCTGCAGGTGCTCGACAGTTACAACAACCCCACCTATGCCAACGGCCAGGCCGGCTCCATCTACAAGCAGGCCATGCCGCTGGTGAACGCCTCGCGCGCGCCGGGCCAGTGGCAGGCCTACGACATCATCTGGAAGGCACCGCGCTTCTCGCCAGGCGGCGGGCTTGTCTCGCCTGCGCGCATCACGGTGCTGCACAACGGCGTGCTGGTGCAGGATGACACCGTGCTGGCGGGGAAGACCGAGTACATCGGCGCACCGTCGTACTCACCCCACGCGTGTGCGCCGCTCTATCTGCAGGAGCATGATTCCAGGGTCAGCTACCGCAACATCTGGGTGCGGGAACTCTGA
- a CDS encoding sugar phosphate isomerase/epimerase family protein, which yields MKTLKGPALFLAQFIGDTAPFDRLDTLAGWAAGLGYSGVQVPTSAPHLFDLAEAARSQAYCDDLAGMLAGQGVQITELSTHLQGQLVAVHPAYDSLFDGFAPPDKRGDPAARQAWAVEQLLLAAKASQRLGLTAHATFSGALAWPYFYPWPQRPPGLVEEAFAELGRRWRPILDAFDDSGVDLCFEIHPGEDLHDGATFERFLDVVDHHPRAKILYDPSHLLLQQMDYLGFIDRYHARIGIFHVKDAEYRASASSGVYGGYQDWIDRPGRFRSLGDGQIDFKSIFSKFAQYDFPGWAVLEWECCLKHPEDGAREGAAFIRDHIIRVTERAFDDFADSGTDAASLHRMLGL from the coding sequence TTGAAGACGCTCAAGGGTCCAGCGCTGTTCCTGGCGCAGTTCATCGGCGACACAGCTCCTTTTGATCGGCTGGACACGCTGGCCGGCTGGGCCGCGGGCCTGGGCTATTCTGGCGTACAAGTGCCGACCAGCGCGCCCCACCTGTTCGACCTGGCCGAGGCCGCACGCAGCCAGGCGTACTGCGACGACCTTGCCGGCATGCTGGCCGGGCAGGGTGTGCAGATCACCGAACTGTCCACCCACCTGCAGGGGCAGCTGGTCGCCGTCCATCCCGCCTATGACAGCCTGTTCGACGGATTCGCACCGCCGGACAAGCGCGGCGACCCGGCCGCGCGCCAAGCCTGGGCAGTGGAGCAGCTGCTGCTGGCAGCCAAGGCCAGCCAGAGGCTGGGACTGACCGCACACGCGACCTTCTCCGGCGCACTGGCCTGGCCGTACTTCTATCCCTGGCCGCAGCGCCCGCCCGGCCTGGTGGAAGAGGCCTTCGCCGAACTCGGCCGGCGCTGGCGCCCGATCCTCGATGCCTTCGATGACTCCGGCGTGGACCTGTGCTTCGAGATCCACCCCGGCGAGGACCTGCACGACGGCGCGACCTTCGAGCGCTTCCTCGACGTGGTCGACCATCATCCGCGCGCGAAGATCCTGTACGACCCCAGCCACCTGCTGCTGCAGCAGATGGATTACCTCGGTTTCATCGACCGCTACCACGCGCGCATCGGCATCTTCCACGTCAAGGACGCGGAGTACCGCGCCAGCGCCAGCAGTGGCGTGTATGGCGGCTACCAGGACTGGATCGATCGCCCGGGCAGGTTCCGCTCACTCGGCGACGGCCAGATCGACTTCAAGTCGATCTTCTCGAAGTTCGCGCAGTACGACTTCCCCGGCTGGGCGGTACTGGAATGGGAGTGCTGCCTGAAACACCCGGAGGACGGCGCACGCGAGGGCGCGGCCTTCATCCGCGACCACATCATCCGCGTGACCGAACGCGCCTTCGACGACTTTGCCGACAGCGGCACCGACGCTGCATCACTGCACCGCATGCTGGGACTCTGA
- a CDS encoding c-type cytochrome yields the protein MLKLAVMLCGATLATTAWCKDDPAAGAKLYSANCMACHGADRAGMPGAFPALTDVSKRLDPAQIKDKIRKGGGLMPPFPQLSQQEIDDIASYLAK from the coding sequence ATGCTGAAACTGGCTGTGATGCTCTGTGGCGCGACGCTTGCCACCACTGCCTGGTGCAAGGACGATCCTGCCGCCGGCGCCAAGCTCTACAGCGCGAACTGCATGGCCTGCCACGGCGCTGATCGCGCCGGCATGCCGGGTGCGTTCCCGGCGCTTACCGACGTCAGCAAGCGGTTGGATCCCGCGCAGATCAAGGACAAGATCAGGAAGGGCGGCGGACTGATGCCGCCCTTTCCCCAGCTTTCGCAGCAGGAAATCGACGACATCGCCAGTTACCTGGCGAAGTAG
- a CDS encoding gluconate 2-dehydrogenase subunit 3 family protein, translated as MDRRELLKMIVAATGAAMVGLPALVHGKAPAAGAMAAFSDAEIGTLDEIAETILPRTRTPGAKDAGAGAFMATFVSDCYTARQQATFRAGLADIDRRAGGRFVSLTPEARTGLLRTLDAEAKARNADVTETGTPEEGEAMPHYFTMIKQLAIFGFFTSKVGATGVLQYVAVPGRYEGDLAYVPGTPAWGTS; from the coding sequence ATGGATCGTCGCGAACTGTTGAAGATGATCGTGGCCGCCACCGGTGCGGCGATGGTCGGGTTGCCGGCGCTGGTGCATGGCAAAGCGCCAGCGGCGGGCGCGATGGCCGCGTTCTCCGATGCCGAAATCGGCACGCTGGACGAGATCGCCGAGACCATCCTGCCGCGGACCAGGACACCCGGGGCGAAGGACGCGGGCGCCGGTGCGTTCATGGCGACGTTCGTCAGCGACTGCTACACCGCCCGGCAGCAGGCGACGTTCCGCGCCGGCCTGGCCGATATCGACAGACGCGCCGGCGGCCGCTTCGTATCGCTCACACCGGAAGCCCGCACCGGGTTGCTGCGAACGTTGGACGCCGAAGCCAAGGCACGCAACGCTGACGTGACCGAGACCGGCACTCCCGAGGAAGGCGAGGCCATGCCGCATTACTTCACGATGATCAAGCAGCTGGCCATCTTCGGCTTCTTCACCTCCAAGGTCGGCGCGACCGGGGTGCTGCAGTACGTCGCCGTGCCGGGTCGCTACGAAGGCGACCTGGCCTATGTCCCAGGTACGCCTGCGTGGGGTACCAGCTGA
- a CDS encoding AI-2E family transporter, whose amino-acid sequence MQDALVAQSKPPVPRIAAWLMMLLGMWLALKLGLVVTLLSGLLVFQLTHVLASTVEGKLPPGRARAIAVIVLSAVIISALVMAGIGVASFFRTETGGPDALLGHLMDILNSSRHQVPALLQPYIPEDMPALRTALNDWAAEHQRQLGVAGTSAVQIGVRVLIGMVLGAMIALYDELPLPQMGPLAQELIGRTSRLATAFRQVVFAQVKISLLNTVFTAIFLLGVLPLFGVHLPLSKTLVLITFIAGLLPVVGNIISNTIITIVALSVSFYVAVAALLYLIVIHKLEYFLNARIVGGEIQARAWELLLAMLVMEAAFGLPGLVAAPVFYAYVKRELVDQRWI is encoded by the coding sequence ATGCAAGACGCCCTCGTTGCCCAGTCCAAGCCCCCTGTTCCGAGGATCGCGGCCTGGTTGATGATGCTGCTGGGCATGTGGCTGGCGCTGAAGCTGGGCCTGGTGGTGACCCTGCTGTCGGGCCTGCTGGTGTTCCAGCTGACCCACGTGCTGGCGTCCACGGTGGAGGGCAAGCTGCCGCCGGGACGTGCGCGGGCGATCGCGGTCATCGTGCTGTCGGCGGTGATCATCAGTGCGCTGGTGATGGCCGGCATCGGCGTCGCCTCGTTCTTCCGTACCGAGACCGGTGGCCCGGATGCACTGCTGGGGCATCTGATGGATATCCTCAACAGCTCGCGTCATCAGGTGCCGGCGCTGCTGCAGCCCTACATTCCCGAGGACATGCCCGCGCTGCGCACGGCGCTGAACGACTGGGCGGCAGAGCACCAGCGCCAGCTGGGCGTGGCCGGTACCTCGGCGGTGCAGATTGGCGTACGGGTACTGATCGGCATGGTGCTGGGCGCGATGATCGCGCTGTACGACGAACTGCCGCTGCCACAGATGGGACCGCTGGCGCAGGAGCTGATCGGCCGCACCAGCCGCCTGGCCACCGCGTTCCGCCAGGTGGTGTTCGCACAGGTGAAGATCTCGCTGCTCAACACCGTGTTCACGGCGATCTTCCTGCTGGGCGTGCTGCCGCTGTTCGGCGTGCACCTGCCGCTGTCCAAGACGCTGGTGCTGATCACCTTCATTGCCGGCCTGCTGCCGGTGGTGGGCAACATCATTTCCAACACCATCATCACCATCGTCGCGCTGTCGGTCTCGTTCTACGTGGCCGTGGCCGCGCTGCTGTACCTGATCGTGATCCACAAGCTGGAATACTTCCTCAATGCACGCATCGTCGGCGGGGAAATCCAGGCCCGTGCCTGGGAGCTGCTGCTGGCCATGCTGGTGATGGAAGCGGCGTTTGGCCTGCCCGGCCTGGTGGCGGCGCCGGTATTCTATGCCTACGTGAAGCGCGAGCTGGTCGACCAGCGCTGGATCTGA
- a CDS encoding sugar phosphate isomerase/epimerase family protein → MKTPVRRAAALALLLLTALPGLASEAVAAQKPIAVQMYSLRNAGSLDQQLKIVRDAGVHAVETVGTQGVSASELKQLLDRYSIRAISSHVALAELRRDLDGVVAFNRSIGNATLVVPYLDAKDRPTDAAGWTALGQELGRLSKQVRAKGMRLAYHNHDFELVDFNGRTGLELLFAAAGPDLQTELDLAWVARSGHDPAVMLGKFRDRLFAVHAKDNAPKGQAQDEGGFAAVGQGVLDWNAILPAAAAAGVHWYILEHDQPRDPAKVIQTGADYLREHLTVSPHASAQR, encoded by the coding sequence ATGAAAACCCCTGTCCGCAGAGCCGCAGCCCTCGCACTCCTGCTGCTCACGGCACTGCCCGGCCTCGCCAGCGAAGCCGTCGCCGCGCAGAAGCCCATCGCAGTGCAGATGTACTCACTGCGCAATGCCGGATCGCTCGACCAGCAGTTGAAGATCGTTCGCGACGCGGGCGTGCACGCGGTGGAAACGGTGGGGACCCAGGGCGTCAGCGCCAGCGAACTCAAGCAGTTGCTGGACAGGTATTCGATCAGGGCGATCTCCTCGCACGTTGCGCTGGCCGAGCTGCGCAGAGACCTGGACGGCGTGGTGGCCTTCAACCGATCGATCGGCAACGCCACGCTGGTGGTGCCCTACCTGGACGCGAAGGACCGGCCCACCGATGCCGCAGGCTGGACCGCACTGGGCCAGGAGCTGGGCCGGCTTTCCAAACAGGTTCGGGCCAAGGGCATGCGCCTGGCCTACCACAACCACGACTTCGAGCTGGTCGACTTCAACGGAAGGACCGGCCTGGAACTGCTGTTCGCTGCTGCCGGCCCCGACCTGCAGACCGAACTGGACCTGGCCTGGGTGGCGCGCTCCGGACACGACCCGGCGGTGATGCTGGGCAAGTTCCGTGACCGCCTGTTCGCGGTGCACGCCAAGGACAATGCGCCCAAGGGCCAGGCCCAGGACGAAGGTGGATTCGCCGCCGTCGGCCAGGGCGTGCTGGACTGGAACGCGATCCTGCCAGCCGCGGCCGCCGCGGGCGTGCACTGGTACATCCTCGAACACGACCAACCGCGTGATCCGGCCAAGGTGATCCAGACCGGTGCGGACTACCTGCGTGAACACCTGACCGTCAGCCCGCACGCCAGCGCACAACGCTAG